A genomic stretch from Nitrobacter winogradskyi Nb-255 includes:
- a CDS encoding VOC family protein yields the protein MSVGMLDHFNIRTRKLAETVRFYEEVLGLTKGDRPDFAFPGAWLYSEGKPVVHLVDIAPTSEPQKPDSGVVHHIAFASRDYRGMKQRLEAKGFAFKAREVPGGHIWQIFVSDPNGVLIELNYDAAAEGG from the coding sequence ATGAGCGTTGGGATGCTCGATCATTTCAATATCCGGACCCGCAAACTTGCCGAGACGGTCCGGTTTTACGAGGAGGTTCTCGGCCTGACGAAGGGGGATCGGCCTGATTTCGCATTTCCGGGCGCGTGGCTCTATAGCGAGGGAAAGCCGGTGGTTCACCTCGTCGACATCGCTCCGACATCCGAGCCGCAAAAGCCGGATTCCGGTGTCGTTCATCACATCGCCTTTGCAAGCCGTGATTACAGGGGCATGAAACAGCGGCTTGAGGCCAAGGGATTTGCGTTCAAGGCTCGCGAGGTCCCCGGCGGTCACATCTGGCAGATTTTCGTCAGCGATCCGAACGGCGTCTTGATCGAACTCAACTATGACGCTGCCGCCGAGGGGGGTTGA
- a CDS encoding TIGR02281 family clan AA aspartic protease: MIRILLVIGMLAATAGAVVAYGDPARISAAGNLVSTMLREAAAGPPRSVQIPRTQSGDFTLHAKINGVKTPMIIDTGATSVVLTYETAKAAGLPLELLKYDVDVETAGGRARAARLTLDKLAVGKLVERSVPALVVPRGQMKANLLGMSFLNRLESWEVRADRLMLHGYP, from the coding sequence GTGATCCGCATTCTCCTTGTGATTGGGATGCTGGCCGCGACCGCCGGGGCGGTCGTCGCCTATGGAGATCCTGCCCGAATCTCAGCCGCTGGAAATCTGGTGTCGACGATGCTGCGCGAGGCCGCCGCGGGTCCTCCACGGAGCGTTCAGATACCTCGGACACAGAGCGGCGATTTTACGCTGCATGCAAAGATCAACGGTGTGAAGACGCCGATGATCATTGACACCGGCGCAACGTCCGTCGTCCTCACCTATGAAACAGCGAAGGCTGCCGGCTTACCGCTGGAATTGCTGAAGTACGATGTCGATGTCGAGACCGCCGGCGGGCGAGCGCGCGCCGCGCGCCTGACGCTCGACAAACTCGCGGTCGGGAAGCTTGTCGAACGATCCGTGCCTGCGCTCGTGGTTCCGCGCGGCCAGATGAAAGCCAACCTTCTGGGAATGAGCTTTCTCAACCGGCTCGAGAGCTGGGAAGTTCGGGCAGACCGATTGATGCTGCACGGCTATCCCTGA
- a CDS encoding sensor histidine kinase, which produces MSTPADKPEVVELPVAPAIVPSARHRRATTQRVREARDRLTSTSGTRPAFDHELLRQYAQTRLSASFVVMLLLVATGVLFGFWMAPAAAAAWTFGMLCIHTVIIYNCKGYLKEPSSATSTRKWRARFILFDLLYGLCWTTILVHPAGSDPVTNTLMMFLMLLVVAVSSMLSASLPIAAFAATAPVTSAIAFKFAMGGSFNNYILAILTLTAEGFFALLAHRLHSTTLATLEARAEKDALIGELEQAKAISDEARHRAESANVAKSRFLAQMSHELRTPLNAILGFSEVMKSEIFGEHAVAVYKTYSADIHNSGVHLLNLINEILDLSRIEAGRYELNEEAVSLVHVVTECHHLLKLRASNRGITIHEIFEQGMPRIWGDERATRQIVLNLLSNAIKFTPQGGEIWLKVGWTASGGQYLSVKDNGSGIAEDEIPIVLASFGQGSNSIKSAEQGAGLGLPIAKSLIDMHGGTFTLRSKLRVGTEVIVTFPPERVMSALAPMAEEGPPLQPAQADDHTADERRRLRNKPIMNAGTGLRV; this is translated from the coding sequence ATGAGTACCCCCGCCGATAAACCTGAAGTCGTCGAGCTTCCGGTCGCTCCCGCGATTGTACCATCCGCACGTCACCGTCGCGCCACCACGCAGCGGGTCCGGGAGGCGCGCGACCGCCTGACTTCCACCAGCGGAACCCGGCCAGCGTTCGATCACGAACTGCTCCGACAATATGCGCAAACACGACTGTCGGCATCCTTTGTCGTGATGCTGCTTTTGGTTGCGACAGGCGTGCTCTTCGGCTTCTGGATGGCGCCCGCCGCCGCCGCGGCATGGACGTTCGGAATGCTCTGCATTCACACCGTCATCATCTACAACTGCAAGGGTTATCTCAAGGAGCCATCGTCGGCCACCAGCACGCGCAAATGGCGCGCGCGTTTCATTCTGTTCGATCTTCTGTACGGCCTCTGCTGGACGACGATTCTGGTGCATCCTGCCGGCTCGGATCCGGTCACGAACACCCTGATGATGTTTCTGATGCTGCTCGTCGTGGCGGTATCGAGCATGCTCTCAGCCAGTCTGCCGATTGCCGCCTTTGCCGCAACCGCCCCCGTGACCTCGGCCATCGCATTCAAGTTCGCGATGGGCGGCAGCTTCAACAACTATATCCTCGCGATCCTGACGCTGACTGCGGAAGGTTTCTTCGCATTGCTCGCGCATCGCCTGCATTCCACGACGCTGGCGACGCTCGAAGCGCGGGCGGAAAAGGACGCCCTGATCGGCGAACTCGAGCAGGCCAAGGCGATCTCGGACGAAGCGCGGCACCGCGCGGAATCAGCCAACGTCGCAAAGTCGCGGTTTCTGGCTCAGATGAGTCACGAACTGCGGACGCCGCTGAATGCCATACTCGGGTTTTCCGAGGTCATGAAGAGCGAGATTTTCGGCGAGCACGCGGTTGCGGTTTACAAGACCTATTCGGCGGACATTCACAACTCCGGCGTTCACCTCCTGAACCTGATCAACGAGATACTCGACCTGTCGCGGATCGAGGCCGGCCGCTACGAACTCAACGAAGAAGCCGTATCTCTGGTCCATGTCGTGACCGAATGTCACCATTTGCTGAAACTGCGGGCCTCCAACCGCGGCATCACCATTCATGAGATATTCGAACAAGGCATGCCTCGAATCTGGGGTGACGAGCGGGCCACGCGCCAGATCGTCCTCAATCTGTTGTCGAATGCGATCAAGTTCACGCCACAAGGTGGAGAGATCTGGCTGAAGGTTGGCTGGACGGCTTCAGGCGGACAGTATCTCAGTGTGAAGGACAACGGCTCGGGAATCGCGGAAGACGAGATTCCGATTGTGCTCGCGTCGTTCGGACAGGGATCGAACTCGATCAAATCCGCGGAGCAAGGCGCCGGCCTCGGTCTGCCGATCGCTAAGAGCCTGATCGACATGCACGGCGGCACGTTCACGCTGAGATCAAAGCTACGCGTTGGCACGGAGGTGATCGTCACCTTTCCGCCGGAACGTGTGATGTCTGCTCTGGCGCCCATGGCGGAGGAAGGTCCGCCGCTTCAGCCCGCCCAAGCCGACGATCACACAGCCGACGAGAGACGCCGCCTGCGGAATAAACCGATCATGAATGCTGGTACTGGTCTTAGAGTATGA
- the malQ gene encoding 4-alpha-glucanotransferase, whose translation MTIHSKAQDLGINLDFVDGLGRHHLLDDVRLRPIVDGLPSPPHHRFLKHPVVIVTNADDFSVPVGAEANGVFWRLVEGHTVLAQGYISSARIDLPRWISVGTYRLELESEKGGILDSVPVLVTPERAYQGSFERVWILSVQLYALTSSRNWGIGDFTDLVSLIELTSDWGCHGIGLNPLHALFDDRPLECSPYAPNSRLFLNPLYVDPERVPNCSRVWLKRQREQLDRVREGELVDYAAVAELKFAAFRHAFSRFRRDHAAQAEFDLFREERGQLLKRYACFEVLRRQFGPSPWWSWPDEWRRPTDAGIQAISSGSRREEVKFVEFMQWCAASQLQSCADLAAERGMTVGLYLDVAVGVQAGGFDAWNEQTSISRALSVGAPPDQLNTAGQDWGLAGFNAAGLEASDFAPFREMLRASMRFAGAIRLDHVFGLSRLYLIPAGGSPLQGAYVKMPLQALLGVIAQESVSQRCIIIGEDLGTVPDGFREKLADWGVWSYKVMMFERGNDGAFIEASKYAENALVTFTTHDLASFAGWQTHSDLRVKRELGIEPGETDAERTDARHAFEWKLGEEHIAVKNFIGAVEFLARTPSRILAIALDDLIELRDQPNIPGTLNEHPNWRRRTPVRLEDLGGCIDLDALRHALRGRCNSVHDNP comes from the coding sequence ATGACTATCCATTCAAAAGCGCAAGATCTGGGCATCAACCTGGACTTTGTTGACGGACTCGGCCGCCACCATCTCCTGGATGATGTTCGGTTGCGTCCCATTGTTGATGGTCTACCATCGCCTCCGCACCATCGTTTCCTAAAACATCCCGTGGTCATCGTTACCAATGCGGACGATTTTAGCGTGCCGGTCGGAGCAGAGGCGAACGGCGTTTTCTGGCGGCTCGTGGAAGGTCACACGGTGCTCGCCCAAGGATACATTTCTTCGGCAAGGATAGATCTCCCGCGCTGGATATCGGTCGGCACTTATCGGCTGGAACTCGAAAGCGAGAAGGGCGGCATTCTCGATTCGGTTCCGGTTCTGGTCACGCCCGAAAGGGCCTATCAAGGCTCATTCGAGCGCGTATGGATCCTGTCCGTTCAACTGTACGCGCTGACATCGTCGCGCAACTGGGGCATTGGTGACTTCACAGATCTGGTATCGCTGATCGAACTCACCTCGGATTGGGGCTGCCATGGCATCGGTCTCAATCCGCTCCATGCTCTGTTCGATGATCGTCCACTAGAATGCAGTCCCTATGCGCCGAATAGCCGCCTGTTTCTCAATCCGCTTTATGTCGATCCCGAGCGGGTGCCGAATTGTTCGCGCGTGTGGCTAAAACGACAGCGTGAACAACTCGATCGGGTCCGGGAGGGCGAACTCGTCGATTACGCGGCCGTCGCCGAACTGAAATTCGCAGCGTTCCGGCATGCGTTTTCGAGGTTTCGACGTGATCACGCGGCGCAGGCCGAGTTCGACCTCTTCAGGGAGGAGAGAGGCCAACTGTTGAAACGATATGCCTGCTTCGAGGTGTTGCGGCGCCAGTTTGGTCCATCGCCCTGGTGGTCGTGGCCCGACGAGTGGCGCCGTCCGACTGACGCCGGGATTCAAGCCATATCCAGCGGCTCACGGCGCGAGGAAGTGAAGTTCGTCGAGTTCATGCAATGGTGCGCAGCGTCCCAACTACAGTCATGCGCCGATCTTGCCGCCGAACGGGGCATGACGGTCGGGCTCTATCTGGATGTCGCCGTCGGTGTGCAGGCCGGCGGATTCGACGCCTGGAATGAGCAGACCTCCATTTCGCGCGCGCTGTCGGTTGGGGCGCCGCCTGATCAACTCAACACGGCGGGGCAGGATTGGGGATTGGCGGGATTCAATGCCGCTGGCCTAGAGGCGAGCGACTTCGCACCGTTTCGAGAGATGCTGCGCGCTTCCATGCGTTTCGCCGGAGCCATACGGTTGGATCATGTGTTCGGTCTCAGCCGCCTCTACCTGATACCGGCCGGCGGATCGCCTTTGCAGGGAGCATATGTAAAGATGCCGCTGCAGGCCCTGCTCGGCGTTATCGCGCAAGAGAGCGTCAGCCAGCGTTGCATCATCATCGGCGAGGATCTCGGAACGGTACCGGATGGCTTTCGTGAAAAACTCGCTGATTGGGGTGTGTGGTCCTACAAAGTGATGATGTTTGAACGCGGCAACGATGGTGCTTTCATCGAAGCGTCAAAATATGCCGAGAACGCGCTCGTTACTTTCACGACGCATGACCTTGCATCCTTCGCCGGCTGGCAAACGCATTCTGACCTCAGGGTCAAACGCGAGCTTGGGATCGAGCCCGGCGAAACGGATGCGGAGCGGACGGATGCGCGCCATGCATTCGAGTGGAAGCTCGGCGAAGAACACATCGCAGTGAAGAATTTTATCGGAGCCGTGGAGTTTCTTGCGCGAACGCCGTCCCGTATTCTCGCGATCGCGCTCGACGATTTGATCGAACTGCGGGATCAACCGAATATTCCAGGTACGTTGAATGAGCATCCCAACTGGCGGAGACGGACTCCAGTCAGGTTGGAAGATTTAGGCGGATGCATTGACCTCGACGCGCTTCGACACGCGCTCCGTGGCCGCTGCAACAGCGTTCACGATAATCCATGA
- a CDS encoding NAD(P)-dependent oxidoreductase: MAKVAFLGLGVMGFPMAGHLVAKGGHEVTVFNRTPAKADAWAEKFGGRTAATPESAAEGQDFVMACVGNDDDLRAVTIGAGGAFAGMKPGAVFVDHTTASAQVARELDAEATRRGFGFVDAPVSGGQAGAENGLLTVMCGGAEDAYTRAEPIVAAYARMCKRLGPAGAGQLTKMVNQICIAGLIEGLSEGIHFAKKAGLDVNAVVEVISKGAAQSWQMENRFKTMSEGRFDFGFAVEWMRKDLSICISEARRNGASLPVTSLVDAFYAEVEKMGGPRWDTSSLLARLER, encoded by the coding sequence ATGGCTAAAGTCGCATTTCTCGGTCTCGGCGTCATGGGATTTCCCATGGCAGGACACCTCGTCGCAAAAGGCGGCCACGAGGTGACCGTGTTCAATCGAACGCCGGCCAAGGCCGACGCATGGGCCGAGAAGTTCGGCGGACGAACCGCGGCGACGCCGGAATCGGCTGCCGAAGGCCAGGATTTCGTGATGGCCTGCGTCGGCAACGACGACGACCTGCGTGCGGTCACAATCGGCGCAGGTGGCGCCTTTGCCGGGATGAAGCCGGGGGCCGTCTTCGTCGATCATACGACCGCTTCCGCTCAGGTCGCACGCGAGCTTGACGCCGAAGCGACCCGGCGCGGTTTCGGCTTTGTGGACGCCCCGGTCTCCGGGGGCCAGGCCGGCGCCGAGAACGGCCTTCTGACCGTGATGTGCGGCGGAGCGGAGGACGCCTATACCCGCGCCGAACCGATCGTCGCGGCCTATGCCAGGATGTGCAAACGGCTCGGCCCCGCGGGCGCCGGTCAATTGACCAAGATGGTCAATCAGATCTGCATTGCCGGTCTCATCGAGGGATTGTCGGAAGGCATCCACTTCGCCAAAAAGGCCGGGCTCGACGTCAATGCTGTCGTCGAAGTGATCTCGAAGGGCGCTGCGCAATCGTGGCAGATGGAGAACCGCTTCAAGACGATGAGCGAAGGCAGGTTCGATTTCGGCTTCGCGGTCGAATGGATGCGCAAGGACCTTTCGATCTGCATTTCCGAGGCCCGCCGCAACGGCGCGAGCCTGCCGGTCACCAGCCTCGTGGATGCCTTCTACGCGGAAGTCGAAAAGATGGGCGGACCCCGCTGGGATACATCCAGCCTTCTGGCGCGTCTCGAACGTTAA
- a CDS encoding alpha-1,4-glucan--maltose-1-phosphate maltosyltransferase encodes MSVSTQKNMPLRAGEEGATAGAFHIEDVYPCIDAGRFPVKRLAGDTVDVWADIFRSGHDVIAAQLIWRREQDRDWKRSAMTLHDNDRWFGSFKPAEPGRYVYAIEAWTDEFATWKRDFELKQKAGQDVALDALEGAALLTRAQYGGKEATAIILRQCEDFLHRGDPSSLLVPELTSAMAEGCVRSDLTRSRLYPLTIDRSLAVAGAWYEMVPRSQSTVPGQHGTFRDCMARLPDIAAMGFDVLYFTPIHPIGKANRKGRNNALIAAEGDPGSPYAIGSPEGGHDAIHPDLGSFDDFRELIAACKTHSMEVALDIAVQCSPDHPWLTQHPDWFKRRPDGSMRYAENPPKKYEDIVNPDFGCEDAGSLWNALRDVILFWVNQGVRIFRIDNPHTKPLNFWEWLIHEVQAKDPGVIFLAEAFTRPKVMKGLAKLGFTQSYTYFTWRTRRWEIESYLNELTGYPERDYYRPNFFVSTPDILPYHLQGGEPWMFKSRVALAATLSSNYGIYNGFELLEHEAIPGREEYLNSEKYEIKVRDWDASGNIKSYIAALNRARRANPALLQTRNLIFIPIDNDQIIAFAKQSAEGHNTIVVAITLSRESCEFWLPLDSIRVETADGSGPPVALENLMTCERHAIEWGGVRLRIDPLRDPALLFRCLA; translated from the coding sequence ATGTCCGTATCGACGCAGAAAAACATGCCTTTGCGTGCAGGCGAAGAAGGCGCAACCGCCGGCGCGTTTCATATCGAAGATGTTTATCCTTGCATTGACGCCGGACGCTTCCCCGTCAAGCGCCTTGCTGGCGACACGGTGGATGTCTGGGCGGACATATTCCGTAGCGGGCACGATGTCATCGCCGCGCAATTGATCTGGCGGCGTGAGCAGGATCGTGATTGGAAACGGTCGGCGATGACCCTGCACGACAATGATCGCTGGTTCGGCAGTTTCAAGCCGGCCGAGCCAGGGCGCTACGTCTACGCCATCGAGGCCTGGACCGACGAATTCGCTACATGGAAGCGTGATTTCGAACTTAAGCAGAAGGCTGGCCAGGATGTCGCCCTCGATGCGCTCGAAGGGGCCGCGCTGCTGACGCGCGCGCAGTATGGCGGCAAGGAGGCGACAGCGATCATCCTCCGTCAATGCGAAGACTTTCTTCATAGGGGGGATCCCTCAAGCCTGCTCGTGCCGGAACTGACGAGCGCCATGGCCGAAGGCTGCGTCCGGTCCGATCTCACGCGCTCGCGGCTCTACCCGCTGACAATCGATCGCTCCCTCGCCGTCGCAGGTGCTTGGTACGAGATGGTGCCTCGGAGCCAGAGCACCGTTCCCGGCCAGCACGGCACCTTCCGGGATTGCATGGCCCGGCTGCCCGATATCGCGGCGATGGGATTTGATGTCCTTTACTTCACTCCGATTCATCCCATCGGTAAGGCCAACCGGAAGGGTCGCAACAATGCGTTGATAGCCGCCGAAGGTGACCCCGGAAGCCCTTACGCCATCGGCTCCCCGGAAGGTGGGCACGATGCGATTCATCCCGACCTCGGCAGCTTCGACGACTTCCGCGAACTGATCGCCGCCTGCAAGACTCATAGTATGGAGGTCGCACTCGATATCGCTGTGCAATGTTCGCCCGATCATCCATGGCTCACCCAGCACCCAGACTGGTTCAAGCGGCGTCCGGATGGTTCGATGCGTTATGCGGAAAACCCTCCCAAAAAGTACGAGGATATTGTCAATCCTGATTTTGGTTGTGAGGACGCTGGTTCACTGTGGAACGCGCTTCGCGACGTTATCCTGTTCTGGGTCAATCAGGGCGTGCGCATCTTTCGGATCGATAATCCGCACACCAAACCGCTCAACTTCTGGGAATGGTTGATCCATGAAGTTCAAGCGAAAGACCCGGGCGTCATCTTCCTCGCCGAAGCGTTCACCCGTCCCAAGGTCATGAAGGGTCTCGCCAAGCTAGGCTTCACGCAATCGTATACTTACTTTACCTGGCGAACCCGGAGGTGGGAGATAGAATCGTATCTCAACGAACTGACCGGATATCCCGAACGAGACTACTATCGGCCGAACTTTTTCGTCAGCACGCCGGACATCCTTCCCTATCATCTGCAAGGTGGCGAGCCTTGGATGTTCAAGTCTCGGGTCGCCCTGGCTGCAACGCTGTCGAGCAACTACGGAATCTATAACGGATTTGAGCTTCTGGAGCATGAGGCGATCCCAGGGCGGGAAGAATACCTCAACTCCGAAAAGTACGAGATCAAAGTCCGCGACTGGGACGCCTCCGGAAACATCAAATCCTACATCGCGGCTCTTAATCGGGCACGACGTGCCAATCCAGCACTTCTACAGACCAGAAATCTGATATTTATTCCGATCGACAACGATCAGATCATCGCTTTTGCCAAGCAATCCGCCGAGGGTCACAACACGATCGTCGTCGCCATCACGCTTTCGCGTGAAAGCTGTGAGTTCTGGCTGCCGCTTGATTCAATTCGGGTAGAGACCGCGGACGGATCAGGACCTCCCGTCGCACTCGAGAACCTCATGACCTGCGAACGTCACGCCATTGAATGGGGCGGCGTTCGCCTGAGGATCGATCCATTACGCGATCCCGCGCTGTTGTTTCGATGTCTGGCGTGA